In a single window of the Branchiostoma floridae strain S238N-H82 chromosome 2, Bfl_VNyyK, whole genome shotgun sequence genome:
- the LOC118405367 gene encoding protein FAM199X-B-like has protein sequence MLMEPTLTTAVASPWGSQLPPREPEAAPHVYHKYLDTGDLDADIQAIEAEIERVKQEKQVTQEYRRNLSTGNSASCSTSVASSEYDADEDTIIDVGGISDNFFSGSESDYLNTSILNLLEDGNATDHVSLSTFELSDSDLDLQVTNNNVNATQSNDNNKTESIPILPNPPSPPKKKRKHLDNVPWTDMSDEEQISVVETLSHVISNSMGLREQLEVIRIISPDAKIHPTDSEFVIDLDVIDDEKLQQVRNYVKTCIDKRSKDCSSASSSCSESSSSGCSSSSDGHVHAMTQAEKTKESKRQSRERRNQLKALRQRQKKEHRQAMKEKRSGFFGKEEVLNLQRVKEEEEESLDVDILG, from the exons ATGCTTATGGAGCCGACCTTAACGACTGCTGTGGCAAG CCCATGGGGCTCCCAGTTGCCACCCAGAGAACCAGAGGCAGCCCCTCATGTGTACCACAAGTACCTGGACACAGGGGACCTGGACGCAGACATCCAGGCAATAGAGGCAGAGATAGAGAG AGTTAAACAAGAGAAACAGGTGACTCAGGAATACAGAAGAAACCTGTCGACGGGAAACAGCGCGTCCTGCTCGACCTCGGTCGCCAGCTCCGAGTACGACGCGGATGAGGACACCATCATCGATGTTGGAGGCATCTCGGATAACTTCTTCAGCGGGTCCGAGTCAGATTACTTAAACACGTCCATCTTGAACCTTCTGGAAGATGGAAACGCAACAG ACCATGTTTCTTTGAGCACCTTTGAGTTGTCAGACAGTGACCTGGACCTACAAGTGACAAACAACAACGTGAATGCAACACAGAgtaatgacaacaacaaaacagagaGCATCCCCATCCTACCAAACCCACCCAGCCCTCccaagaagaagagaaaacacTTGGACAACGTCCCATG GACTGACATGTCGGATGAAGAACAGATCAGCGTGGTGGAGACCCTGAGTCACGTGATCAGTAACAGCATGGGCCTACGGGAACAGCTGGAGGTCATACGAATCATAAGTCCTGATGCCAAAATCCACCCCACAGACAGCGAGTTTGTCATAG ATCTAGATGTGATAGATGATGAGAAACTGCAGCAGGTGCGGAACTATGTGAAGACTTGTATAGACAAGAGAAGTAAAGACTGCAGCTCGGCCTCCAGCAGCTGCAGTGAGTCCAGCAGCAGTGGCTGCAGCAGCTCCAGCGATGGCCATGTGCACGCCATGACTCAGGCGGAGAAGACTAAGGAATCAAAG AGACAATCTCGTGAAAGAAGAAACCAGCTGAAAGCACTGAGACAGAGACAGAAGAAAGAACACAGACAGGCCATGAAGGAGAAAAGAAGTGGATTTTTTGGCAAGGAGGAG